Proteins encoded within one genomic window of Triticum aestivum cultivar Chinese Spring chromosome 2D, IWGSC CS RefSeq v2.1, whole genome shotgun sequence:
- the LOC123053766 gene encoding (+)-neomenthol dehydrogenase isoform X2, which yields MADAGGGTCRAWWSRDTVAVVTGANRGIGHSVAARLAEHGLTVVLTARDGERGEAAAAPLRDRGLPVVFRRLDVSDPASVAAFAAWLRDTVGGLDILVNNAAVSFNEIDTNSVEHAETVLNTNFYGTKLLTEALLPLFRRSPATSRILNISSQLGLLNKVRNPSLRRLLLDEETLTEGKIEAMVSQFLAQVKDGTWAENGWPKVWTDYAVSKLAVNAYTRVLARRLQSGGERVSVNCFCPGFTRTDMTKGWGKRTAEEVADFGARLALLPPGELPTGTFFKWRTPQLYSKL from the exons ATGGCTGACGCGGGCGGTGGCACGTGCAGGGCGTGGTGGTCGAGGGACACGGTGGCCGTGGTGACGGGCGCCAACCGGGGCATCGGCCACTCGGTGGCCGCGCGGCTCGCGGAGCACGGCctcaccgtcgtgctcaccgcgcGGGACGGCGAGCGCGgggaggccgccgccgcgccgctccgcGACCGCGGGCTCCCCGTCGTCTTCCGCCGCCTCGACGTCTCCGACCCCGCCTCCGTCGCCGCCTTCGCCGCCTGGCTCCGCGACACCGTCGGCGGCCTCGACATCCTG GTGAACAATGCCGCGGTGTCGTTCAACGAGATCGACACCAACTCGGTGGAGCACGCGGAGACGGTCCTCAACACCAACTTCTACGGGACCAAGCTGCTGACCGAGGCGCTCCTGCCCCTCTTCCGGCGATCGCCGGCCACCAGCCGGATTCTCAACATCAGCTCGCAGCTTGGCCTTCTTAAC AAGGTGCGCAACCCGTcgctgaggaggctgctcctggaCGAGGAGACCCTGACGGAGGGCAAGATCGAGGCCATGGTGTCGCAGTTCCTGGCGCAGGTCAAGGACGGGACGTGGGCGGAAAACGGGTGGCCCAAGGTGTGGACGGACTACGCCGTCTCCAAGCTGGCGGTAAACGCCTACACCCGCGTCCTGGCGCGCCGGCTGCAGTCCGGCGGCGAGCGCGTCAGCGTCAACTGCTTCTGCCCCGGGTTCACGCGGACCGACATGACCAAGGGGTGGGGCAAGCGCACCGCCGAGGAGGTGGCCGACTTCGGCGCCCGGCTGGCGCTGCTCCCGCCCGGCGAGCTCCCCACCGGCACCTTCTTCAAGTGGCGCACGCCGCAGCTCTACTCCAAGCTGTGA
- the LOC123053766 gene encoding (+)-neomenthol dehydrogenase isoform X1 — protein MDHAKEPSPTRAWWSRDTVAVVTGANRGIGHSVAARLAEHGLTVVLTARDGERGEAAAAPLRDRGLPVVFRRLDVSDPASVAAFAAWLRDTVGGLDILVNNAAVSFNEIDTNSVEHAETVLNTNFYGTKLLTEALLPLFRRSPATSRILNISSQLGLLNKVRNPSLRRLLLDEETLTEGKIEAMVSQFLAQVKDGTWAENGWPKVWTDYAVSKLAVNAYTRVLARRLQSGGERVSVNCFCPGFTRTDMTKGWGKRTAEEVADFGARLALLPPGELPTGTFFKWRTPQLYSKL, from the exons ATGGACCATGCCAAGGAGCCGTCTCCCACGCG GGCGTGGTGGTCGAGGGACACGGTGGCCGTGGTGACGGGCGCCAACCGGGGCATCGGCCACTCGGTGGCCGCGCGGCTCGCGGAGCACGGCctcaccgtcgtgctcaccgcgcGGGACGGCGAGCGCGgggaggccgccgccgcgccgctccgcGACCGCGGGCTCCCCGTCGTCTTCCGCCGCCTCGACGTCTCCGACCCCGCCTCCGTCGCCGCCTTCGCCGCCTGGCTCCGCGACACCGTCGGCGGCCTCGACATCCTG GTGAACAATGCCGCGGTGTCGTTCAACGAGATCGACACCAACTCGGTGGAGCACGCGGAGACGGTCCTCAACACCAACTTCTACGGGACCAAGCTGCTGACCGAGGCGCTCCTGCCCCTCTTCCGGCGATCGCCGGCCACCAGCCGGATTCTCAACATCAGCTCGCAGCTTGGCCTTCTTAAC AAGGTGCGCAACCCGTcgctgaggaggctgctcctggaCGAGGAGACCCTGACGGAGGGCAAGATCGAGGCCATGGTGTCGCAGTTCCTGGCGCAGGTCAAGGACGGGACGTGGGCGGAAAACGGGTGGCCCAAGGTGTGGACGGACTACGCCGTCTCCAAGCTGGCGGTAAACGCCTACACCCGCGTCCTGGCGCGCCGGCTGCAGTCCGGCGGCGAGCGCGTCAGCGTCAACTGCTTCTGCCCCGGGTTCACGCGGACCGACATGACCAAGGGGTGGGGCAAGCGCACCGCCGAGGAGGTGGCCGACTTCGGCGCCCGGCTGGCGCTGCTCCCGCCCGGCGAGCTCCCCACCGGCACCTTCTTCAAGTGGCGCACGCCGCAGCTCTACTCCAAGCTGTGA